A single genomic interval of uncultured Desulfobacter sp. harbors:
- a CDS encoding ATP-binding protein, which yields MISNFVTKRFHQRIDFMTQYLALNCELGLLIGEKHLLQGLVENMLTEDDVTAVAILDQNKNTLARGRRMLPGPFEEINKNVFSSNSQENLTWVGGMGKNKDPEIIGEVKIVYSLQGITELINTMKNQVVVSAIALILVSCLIFYFISRSLVAPIVSLSETARKVSMGNQDVRAAPGTTPEIIRLSQAFNNMLDSLSQGRKTLVRTYEKLTRQQALVEVGKFSMMVAHEVKNPLGIIKSSLELIKSEFNIPGNNLLLSYAEEEIVRLNHLIESFLMFSKPAKPQFEKINLNQLLEQIVMGFDIQSSMTEVELDCRIPESKFEAQADFDLLSRGIGNIIKNACEANDNKGLVIISVVEHYKIDKTAHKWELFIQDQGPGISREKKAKIFDPFFTTKSTGTGLGLAFADQAIKAHGGNISIESPKSGGCCFCVTLFSNIREPEVLKVYDTDINS from the coding sequence ATGATCAGCAACTTTGTTACTAAACGGTTTCATCAGCGTATTGATTTCATGACCCAATACCTGGCTTTGAATTGTGAGCTTGGTCTGTTGATCGGAGAAAAACATTTACTCCAGGGGTTGGTGGAAAATATGCTAACGGAAGACGATGTTACAGCCGTAGCAATTCTTGACCAAAACAAAAATACCCTTGCCCGGGGACGCCGAATGTTACCCGGCCCATTTGAAGAGATCAATAAAAATGTTTTTTCATCAAACAGCCAGGAAAACCTGACTTGGGTCGGGGGGATGGGAAAAAACAAAGATCCGGAAATCATAGGGGAGGTGAAGATAGTTTATTCGCTCCAGGGCATCACTGAGCTCATAAACACAATGAAAAATCAGGTGGTTGTTAGCGCGATTGCCTTGATCCTTGTCTCATGCCTGATTTTTTATTTTATTTCAAGATCCCTTGTCGCTCCCATTGTTTCACTTTCGGAAACAGCCAGAAAAGTGTCAATGGGCAACCAGGATGTGCGGGCTGCCCCCGGTACCACCCCCGAAATCATCCGGTTGAGTCAGGCTTTTAACAACATGCTTGATTCTTTGTCCCAAGGCCGTAAAACCCTTGTGCGCACATACGAGAAACTGACTAGACAACAGGCTTTGGTAGAAGTGGGTAAGTTTTCAATGATGGTCGCCCATGAGGTTAAAAATCCTTTAGGAATTATTAAGTCCTCTCTTGAGCTGATTAAATCCGAATTTAATATTCCGGGCAATAATTTGCTTTTAAGCTATGCAGAGGAGGAAATTGTTCGTCTGAATCACCTGATTGAAAGTTTTTTAATGTTTTCAAAGCCTGCAAAACCACAGTTTGAAAAGATAAATTTAAACCAGTTGTTGGAACAGATCGTCATGGGGTTTGATATCCAATCATCAATGACCGAAGTTGAATTGGATTGCAGAATTCCTGAATCCAAGTTTGAGGCACAGGCTGATTTTGACCTGCTTTCGCGAGGGATAGGCAATATCATTAAAAACGCCTGTGAAGCCAATGATAATAAAGGCTTGGTTATAATAAGCGTGGTGGAACATTATAAAATAGATAAAACTGCACACAAATGGGAGCTTTTCATTCAAGATCAGGGGCCGGGTATCAGCCGGGAAAAAAAGGCTAAAATTTTTGACCCCTTTTTTACGACTAAGTCAACCGGAACAGGTCTGGGCCTTGCTTTTGCCGATCAGGCAATAAAGGCCCACGGTGGAAACATAAGCATAGAATCACCAAAAAGCGGTGGATGCTGCTTTTGCGTAACATTGTTTTCAAATATTCGGGAACCAGAGGTGTTAAAAGTTTATGACACAGATATTAATAGTTGA
- a CDS encoding sigma-54 dependent transcriptional regulator, with the protein MTQILIVDDEEKLRNLLSMMLESKGMKTHKAIHGANALEMLGNNSYDLIISDIKMPVMDGKQLISKMREENILTPVIFITAFATIESAVEMMQQGACDYITKPFESGKIHLAVEKAINLSRLITENQEMKQALSGAEKSKNFIYKSKAMQDVVALADNVATVDTAVLILGESGTGKEVLANYIHSKSHRCDKRFVAVNCAAISSNLVESELFGYEKGAFTGASARTRGRFEFSDSGTLFLDEIGDMPLESQGKLLRALQEKKIQRVGGNEEIPVDVRVICATNQNLGQMVMNKKFRQDLYYRINVFPIEIPPLRLRKEDIVPLAKHIINTFSFGAGHQLSDGACAKLTEYPWPGNVRELANVLERCLILTRDTQKITSQTLSFLQVDQPVSPAQHTVIRLPSNGIPLQQVQMSLVKQALDKSGNNQTYAAKLLGISRSKFRVLLKNMEPNQ; encoded by the coding sequence ATGACACAGATATTAATAGTTGATGACGAAGAAAAATTAAGAAACCTGCTTTCAATGATGCTTGAAAGTAAGGGGATGAAAACGCATAAAGCGATCCATGGCGCCAATGCGCTTGAAATGCTGGGAAACAACAGTTATGATTTAATAATTTCAGATATTAAAATGCCTGTTATGGACGGCAAACAGCTCATCAGCAAAATGCGGGAGGAAAATATTTTAACGCCCGTAATTTTCATTACTGCGTTTGCAACCATTGAATCAGCCGTGGAAATGATGCAACAAGGCGCATGCGATTATATAACCAAGCCCTTTGAGTCTGGGAAAATTCATTTAGCTGTTGAAAAGGCAATAAATTTGTCCAGGCTGATAACCGAGAACCAGGAAATGAAACAGGCCCTTTCAGGGGCAGAGAAGTCAAAAAATTTTATTTATAAATCCAAGGCAATGCAGGACGTGGTGGCTTTAGCAGATAATGTGGCCACCGTGGATACTGCGGTGTTGATTCTAGGGGAGTCCGGCACAGGCAAAGAAGTGCTTGCAAATTATATTCACAGCAAAAGCCATAGATGTGATAAGAGATTTGTGGCAGTGAACTGCGCGGCCATTTCTTCAAACCTTGTGGAGTCAGAGCTGTTCGGATATGAAAAAGGTGCCTTTACAGGTGCCTCTGCCAGGACCCGGGGCCGGTTTGAGTTTTCCGACTCCGGCACCCTGTTCCTTGATGAGATAGGGGATATGCCACTGGAATCCCAGGGCAAGCTTTTACGGGCCCTGCAGGAGAAAAAAATTCAAAGAGTAGGGGGGAATGAAGAGATTCCCGTCGACGTCAGGGTAATCTGTGCGACCAACCAGAACCTCGGCCAAATGGTTATGAATAAAAAATTTCGCCAGGATTTATATTACAGAATTAATGTGTTTCCCATTGAAATTCCGCCGCTGCGACTCAGGAAAGAAGATATTGTTCCACTTGCGAAACATATTATCAATACATTTTCCTTTGGTGCGGGGCATCAACTCAGTGATGGCGCCTGTGCCAAGCTTACGGAGTACCCTTGGCCGGGAAACGTCAGGGAGCTTGCCAATGTTCTTGAGCGCTGCCTGATATTGACCAGGGATACGCAAAAAATTACTTCCCAGACGTTGTCTTTTCTGCAGGTCGACCAGCCGGTCAGCCCGGCCCAGCATACGGTAATCAGGCTCCCGTCCAACGGTATTCCGTTGCAGCAGGTTCAGATGAGTCTTGTCAAGCAGGCATTGGATAAGTCCGGTAACAACCAGACATATGCCGCAAAGCTTTTGGGCATAAGCCGCTCCAAATTCAGGGTGCTGTTGAAAAATATGGAGCCAAACCAGTAA
- a CDS encoding TonB-dependent receptor plug domain-containing protein produces the protein MLIGKLNTAVIILFSAWISFWTSWVWASDTMLMFVGEDLEMLSIASRKEEAAWSAPAIVDVITRQAFESNNAFTLSQALEGTPGFHINQTERSSTYYLRGVPNSALTLFDTVPMGSGVVKSENYMDYETSLAAVKRIEVIRGGSSVLWGPDAFAGVINLVPLTGKDVKGFQSGLNLSSGDNSGEVYLNYGCEKDRWSGFASVSGRFAEDDGPETNIVRFWNDGIVSPNDDIVPTPPEDRYGRKNADDSHFVNFYGSVTYQNWLSLSLRLSDSLNAYTVSDWYDDFTWEEQAASTRHMVKLEAVKSIDQDSGVRFTGYLSGISLDYTIIDNTLDRKESSLFSEVIYDRSFFLSKSLLTTGISLRSDRYDRVPVWDGFFPVYLTDENLDFLPNSAQYDFSNDLFSVFGQYRHKFNLVEIWAGARYDNHSAYEDEVSYTAGFGWNIDKFILKGIFGTGYRTPFAGQMVEASKLGQESYLGPEKISTLNLGLDKITTLNLGFSWKHMGTRAAVTLFRNEIENHVIENGYAGAGLSSPNSQDIYGLELEVEHQFLPNLTLCANLTLLNNSGTDETYYYNDYTYIDRDDGDIIKHYVELSHAYETGPDIMGTVKALWDINRNLSLVPELRYFGSQSIYFPVQDETQPYGDAWVMDVKSCGDAWVMDVNLRIRNYFPFDVNLFVKNLFDNQYKTPGLYSVTRDSGVTAGITLRYSW, from the coding sequence ATGTTGATAGGGAAACTTAACACTGCCGTAATCATTTTATTTTCCGCCTGGATTTCTTTTTGGACTTCCTGGGTATGGGCATCTGATACTATGCTTATGTTTGTGGGCGAGGATTTAGAGATGCTGTCCATTGCCTCCAGAAAAGAAGAAGCTGCCTGGAGCGCTCCGGCCATTGTTGATGTTATCACAAGGCAGGCGTTTGAATCCAACAATGCATTTACCCTGTCACAGGCCCTTGAAGGAACCCCTGGATTTCATATCAATCAAACTGAAAGATCCAGCACATATTACCTGCGAGGTGTTCCGAATTCCGCCTTGACCCTTTTTGATACAGTGCCCATGGGGTCCGGTGTGGTAAAATCCGAAAATTATATGGATTATGAAACAAGTCTTGCTGCTGTAAAGCGCATTGAAGTGATCAGGGGGGGGAGTTCTGTTTTGTGGGGACCGGATGCGTTTGCCGGGGTTATCAATCTTGTTCCCCTTACAGGTAAGGATGTTAAAGGCTTTCAAAGCGGCCTTAACTTATCTTCAGGCGATAACTCAGGGGAGGTTTACCTGAACTATGGATGTGAAAAAGACAGATGGTCAGGGTTTGCGTCTGTTTCAGGGCGGTTTGCAGAAGATGACGGTCCTGAAACAAATATTGTCCGTTTTTGGAATGACGGCATTGTCTCTCCCAATGACGACATTGTTCCTACCCCACCTGAAGATCGGTATGGAAGAAAAAATGCAGACGATTCCCATTTTGTTAATTTCTACGGGAGCGTAACCTATCAAAATTGGCTATCGCTTTCATTGCGGTTGTCAGACAGCCTTAATGCATATACGGTGTCTGACTGGTATGACGATTTTACTTGGGAAGAGCAGGCGGCATCCACCAGGCATATGGTTAAGCTTGAAGCTGTAAAATCCATTGACCAGGATTCCGGGGTGCGCTTTACAGGCTACCTGTCCGGAATATCTTTGGATTATACAATTATAGACAACACCCTTGACCGCAAGGAATCTTCACTATTTTCCGAAGTGATTTATGACAGGTCTTTTTTTCTTTCCAAGTCGCTTTTAACCACAGGGATCTCCCTGAGATCTGATCGGTATGACCGGGTTCCAGTGTGGGACGGATTTTTCCCAGTATATTTAACAGATGAAAATTTGGATTTCCTTCCCAACAGTGCACAATATGATTTTTCCAATGATCTGTTTTCTGTTTTTGGACAATACCGCCATAAGTTTAATCTTGTGGAAATTTGGGCCGGAGCGCGTTATGATAACCACAGCGCCTATGAGGATGAAGTCAGCTATACTGCAGGGTTTGGCTGGAACATAGATAAGTTCATCCTTAAAGGGATTTTCGGTACCGGCTACAGGACTCCTTTTGCCGGCCAGATGGTCGAGGCCTCTAAACTTGGGCAGGAGTCTTACCTGGGGCCTGAAAAGATATCTACCTTGAATTTAGGGCTTGATAAGATAACTACCTTGAATTTAGGGTTTTCATGGAAACATATGGGAACACGGGCGGCTGTCACCCTGTTTCGAAATGAAATAGAGAATCATGTTATTGAAAACGGGTATGCAGGGGCTGGTCTTTCAAGTCCAAACAGTCAGGATATATATGGCCTGGAGCTGGAAGTGGAACATCAGTTTCTCCCGAATTTGACGCTGTGCGCAAATCTGACATTGCTTAACAATTCAGGAACTGATGAAACGTATTATTATAATGATTACACCTATATTGATCGAGATGATGGTGATATAATAAAACATTATGTTGAGTTGTCCCATGCCTATGAGACTGGCCCGGATATCATGGGCACGGTGAAAGCGCTTTGGGATATCAACCGGAATTTGTCCCTTGTGCCGGAACTCAGATATTTTGGCAGCCAGAGCATTTATTTTCCTGTACAAGACGAAACCCAGCCATACGGGGACGCCTGGGTGATGGACGTCAAGTCATGCGGGGACGCCTGGGTGATGGACGTCAATTTGAGGATAAGAAACTATTTCCCTTTTGATGTAAACTTGTTTGTAAAGAATTTGTTTGACAATCAATATAAAACACCCGGTCTCTATTCCGTGACCCGAGATTCAGGAGTTACTGCTGGTATTACACTGCGATATTCTTGGTAA
- a CDS encoding nucleoside-diphosphate sugar epimerase/dehydratase: MKIKLSGNFLLTLAVDLLILTVSYYMAHLIRYDFNIPDWASQRFFETSAYVLIFKLICFYLFDVYRGMWRYTSLKDIIDIVKASALATISIIVIVLFATRFKYFSRSVFVIDWCFTVIGLTSIRMFTRLCFEEFSGDVGLAAIRFALKKIFSRKMGQIGRGMVIIGAGDCGQRVCREFKENPNVKSHVIGFLDDDKNKIGRKIHGVPVLNSIDNLEQTIRSKYVDEVIIAIPNASAGRMRQIVALCRQAGVEFKTVPDMGELIDGKITLNAIRNVEYRDLLGRQPVSLDQERIGDYLGHKTVMVTGAGGSIGIGLCRQICRYKPKQLILFERAESPLFEIDLELKKNFPDIDVVPILGDIQSPSEVIKIFSQYRPEIVFHAAAYKHVPMLEVHPWKAVENNIVGTCNLIDAARTFQCERFVFVSTDKAVNPTNVMGASKRFAELLIQRENNATDKGTCFITVRFGNVIGSVGSVVPLFKKQIKEGGPVTVTHPEMIRYFMLIPEACQLILQAGAMGKGGEIYILEMGAPISIDTMARDLIRLSGFEPDVDIKIKYTGLRMGEKLYEELITAQENVVPTAHKKIMVVNSCPFDGISLDNNLTRLKKAAAARDHSAIRTLLKQSIPEYEPFDYPIIGANQKVV, encoded by the coding sequence ATGAAAATTAAGTTATCCGGAAATTTCCTTCTAACACTTGCCGTTGACCTTTTGATCCTCACAGTCAGCTACTACATGGCGCATCTGATCCGTTACGATTTTAATATCCCAGACTGGGCAAGCCAAAGATTTTTCGAAACGTCAGCCTATGTGCTGATCTTTAAACTAATCTGTTTTTATCTTTTTGATGTCTACCGGGGCATGTGGCGGTACACCAGTTTGAAAGACATCATTGATATTGTCAAAGCTTCTGCCTTGGCTACAATTTCTATTATTGTAATCGTACTATTTGCAACCCGGTTTAAGTATTTTTCCAGATCCGTGTTCGTCATTGACTGGTGTTTTACTGTGATTGGCCTTACAAGTATTCGAATGTTTACCCGGTTGTGTTTTGAGGAGTTTTCCGGAGATGTGGGCCTGGCAGCCATCCGTTTTGCACTGAAGAAAATTTTCAGCAGAAAAATGGGGCAGATCGGCCGGGGAATGGTTATTATTGGTGCCGGCGACTGCGGTCAGAGAGTCTGTCGGGAATTTAAAGAAAATCCCAATGTGAAATCCCATGTTATCGGTTTCCTAGATGATGATAAGAATAAGATCGGAAGAAAAATTCATGGAGTTCCTGTGCTTAATAGCATTGATAATCTTGAGCAGACCATAAGATCGAAATACGTAGATGAAGTAATCATTGCTATTCCAAACGCAAGTGCTGGACGAATGCGACAAATTGTTGCCCTGTGCCGTCAGGCAGGTGTTGAATTTAAAACCGTGCCTGACATGGGAGAACTGATTGATGGTAAAATTACCTTAAATGCAATTCGTAATGTGGAGTACAGGGATCTTCTGGGGCGTCAGCCCGTGAGTCTGGATCAGGAACGTATTGGTGATTACCTCGGACACAAAACTGTTATGGTCACTGGCGCCGGCGGTTCCATAGGAATCGGCTTGTGCCGCCAGATTTGCCGTTACAAACCAAAACAGTTGATTCTTTTTGAACGAGCCGAAAGCCCTCTGTTTGAAATTGATCTGGAGCTTAAAAAAAATTTTCCCGATATTGATGTGGTCCCTATTTTAGGAGATATTCAGAGTCCAAGTGAAGTGATCAAGATTTTTTCTCAATATAGACCTGAAATTGTTTTTCATGCGGCGGCCTACAAACATGTCCCCATGCTTGAAGTTCATCCCTGGAAAGCTGTTGAGAACAATATTGTCGGGACCTGCAACCTTATTGACGCCGCCCGGACCTTTCAATGCGAGCGTTTTGTTTTTGTTTCAACAGACAAGGCAGTCAATCCCACCAACGTCATGGGTGCAAGCAAGCGGTTTGCTGAACTTTTAATCCAACGTGAAAATAATGCCACTGATAAAGGCACCTGCTTTATAACCGTCAGATTCGGTAATGTTATCGGAAGCGTTGGAAGCGTTGTACCTCTGTTCAAGAAGCAAATAAAAGAGGGGGGGCCGGTAACGGTTACACATCCTGAAATGATTCGTTATTTCATGCTTATCCCTGAAGCTTGTCAACTGATTCTTCAGGCCGGTGCCATGGGCAAAGGCGGCGAGATTTATATCCTGGAAATGGGAGCGCCTATAAGCATTGATACAATGGCCAGAGATTTGATTCGTTTATCCGGATTTGAACCCGATGTAGATATAAAGATTAAATATACGGGATTAAGAATGGGGGAAAAACTTTATGAAGAATTAATCACAGCCCAGGAAAATGTTGTGCCCACAGCTCATAAAAAAATTATGGTGGTCAACAGTTGCCCGTTTGACGGTATTTCTTTAGACAATAATTTAACTCGTTTGAAAAAAGCGGCTGCAGCCAGGGATCATAGTGCAATCAGGACGTTGTTGAAGCAAAGCATACCTGAATATGAGCCTTTTGACTATCCAATTATTGGTGCAAATCAAAAGGTAGTTTGA
- a CDS encoding helix-hairpin-helix domain-containing protein — METKLRRTLCVLVCVMVTLCTLPAMAGAKVNINTAPKEQLTTLKYVGDALADRIIDFRKSTPFKNIEDIMKVKGIGPKVFEANKDKIVVKNK, encoded by the coding sequence ATGGAAACAAAGTTAAGAAGAACCCTTTGTGTTTTGGTTTGTGTGATGGTGACCCTCTGTACGCTGCCGGCAATGGCTGGCGCGAAGGTGAACATTAATACAGCGCCTAAAGAACAGCTGACAACATTGAAATATGTTGGCGATGCTCTTGCTGACAGGATAATTGACTTCCGTAAAAGTACGCCCTTTAAAAATATAGAAGATATTATGAAGGTAAAGGGGATCGGGCCTAAGGTATTTGAAGCCAATAAAGATAAAATCGTTGTTAAAAATAAATGA